The DNA sequence cagttgcaaaccgtagtctggctttttttatggcggttttggagcagtggtttcttccttgctgagcggcctttaggacaatataggactcgttttactgtggatttgaactcaggcactgagtttgaaggcaggccttgaaatacgtccacaggtaaacctccaattgactcaaattatgtcaattagcctatcagaagctttcagaagccatgacatcatttgctggaattttccaagctgtttaaaggcacagtcaacttagtttatgtaaacgtctgacccacaggaattgtcgtctgtaaacaattgttggaaaaattatgtcctaaccaacttgtcaaaactatagtttgttaacaagaacatttttaagtggttgaaaaatgtgtttaatgactccaaactaagtgtatgtaaacttcccactcatgatttttgcaattcgttccagtcattggcagcagacggaaaggcagccaaagcagGAGCTGActttgggaatgaccagtgaaatatacctgctgcagcgcatgctacaggtgggtgttgctatggtgaccagtgagctgagatgatgcagggctttacctagcaaagacttagatgacctggagccagtgggtttgtgacgaatatgaagcgagcgccagccaacgagagcatacaggtcgcagtggtgggtagtatatggggatggcactgtgatagactgcatccaattttctgagtagagcgttggaggctattttgtaaatgacatcgccgaagtcaaggatcggaatgatagtcagttttacaagggtatgttaaGCAGCACGAATgatggaggctttgttgcaaaatagagagccgattctagatttatttttggattggagatgcttaatgtgagtctggaacgagagtttacagtctacccagacacctaggtatttgtagttatccacatattctaagtcagaaccgtccagagtagtgatgctagatgggcaggcagcgatcagttgaagagcatgcatttagttttactatcagttaagagcagttggaggccacggaaggagtgttggcattatatggcattgaagctcatctggaggtttaacacagtgcccaaagaagggccagaagtatacagaatggtgttgtctgtgtagaggtggatcagagaatcaccagcagcaacatcattgatatatacagagaaaagagtcggacagagaattgaaccctgtggcacccccatagagactgccagaggtccggacaacaggccctccaatttgacacactgaactctatctgagaagtagttggtgaaccaggcgagtcatttgagaaaccaaggctgtgagtctgctgataagaatgtgatGATTGACTGAGTCGAAAGcattggccaggttgatgaagacagctgcacagtagtcttttattgatggcggttatgatattgtttaggaccttgagcatggctgaggagcacccatgaccagctagGAAACCAGATTGCTAAGCGGAGAAGGattgggattcgaaatggtcgggtgatctgtttgttaacttggctttcgaagactttagaaaggcaggatagatataggtcttttattttatttacaatgacggcctaccccatagaaaccctaacccggacaatgctgggacaattgtgcgctgccctatgggactcccaatcacggccggttgtgatacagcctggcatcaaaccagggtctgtggtgacaCCTCACCAATAagatattatttcggaaccaaaATTCTAATAACAAATTCGTATTTTTATACAATCGGGATATATTGTAGGGGTCGTTTACTTAGTTAtaaggaattcttatcactttacaaggtccctgtaacacctaaaggtTTCGTAATGGTTTTAGATGCCACTCTctcaggtgttgctttattattcagaaacgtgtcaagacctgaccctcagaaccTACTTTccattgaccctgttgactcaacTGAAATTTGCAGTGCCGAAAAAAAATGAGAGGGAACGTTGGTTGAGTGCTATTGTTGATTTTGCCTTTAGAATGTGCTGGCAATACAGAATCCGTTTTAACTATTGTAACGAATTCAATGGCCGTGTTCGACAGCATCAAAACCTTGATGGGATCATGGGGAAATTGTTTCTGCCTGATCTACAAATCACTACTCATTATTTGTAGAACCGTCAATCGatcacaatttacccatgatacatAAGCGTTTTGATCCTCTCGAACACGGTTAAAAACACTGAATGTAAAAAAATTGAGACTCACCAACAATATATTTTGAGTCCTCTTTATTTCACCCTCAGAGCTTCTTGTGCCATCTAGTGTCCATAAGATGTAATGGTCCAATCAGCAACATTTTCACAACTTTTATTTTTAAACCAACAGTATTTTCTAATGGGggcaggtatcctagcggttgggccattaaccgaaaggtcgctgattCGAATAGCcgaactgaccaggtgaaaaatctgccaatgtgctcttgagcaaggcacttaaacctaacTTGCTCCTGGGGTAAcgtactatggctgaccctgtaaaacaacacatttacctgCACCTATttagtgtatgtgacaataaaaaaaatctaatgtgCTATGTTATACTCGTGTGCGACGTAAAATACACTAGCTAGTAACCCCACCCCAAAACATGTAATTCTTAGAAGAAAGCTGGAtcataaacatacagtaccagttaaaaatGTAAGTGGCTTTCATATGGGGGAGCCGGCCCTTTAAAGTTAGCAATTAAGATAAATAATTAACCACAAATGTTGGAATACTTTTGTTAGTGTTGAAATTATTTACAGCCCAAATCAGTAGACCAAGCTATAGTTATTGGAATTAATCTTGGAACATCTTGCAAAAACAAAGAACAGTATTCATTCTAAAATAATAGTCCATATAAAAAAAGCTTTTAAAATGACCATTTCAATGCATTGTACTTCATATCAATATATTCTTAAAGCATTACAGACTGGTATGACAAATATCATGACACTTAAATACTAACAAACAATATCTGGATGTTATGAAGAAAATCAAATAATCCTGGTTAGCAGTAGCCACTCATCtttcaaaaaaagaaaaaaaaaggtcAACTGATGTGACCAAGATGCCAGTAGCAAGCTTAGGCACAACGTCAGTAAAACCGCACTCACTGTTAAAtttgtgattaaaaaaaaaaactaaagcgTCAGAGGCGATTGAGTATAGTTGAGTGAAATGACATTGGCTGGGTACTGTACAGTGCTTTAAGTGAAAGTGAGTTAAATATAATGAGCTTGGGGGTTTTCATCCAAAGCAGGGGACTCATGAGACATCAAAACCACAATTTCTATCTCATGACATCACTGAGAAGCAGACGACAACAGGGCATTGTATGACAAAGCACCCCTCCAAAAAAGTGACCCTCTTGAGGCGAGGTGGATGGAAATGCTCCGTTTGGTGCTTTAATTGAGGAGAAGTGGGGGGAGCAGGCATAGGGTCATAAAACATCAGGGTTCAGGGAATATGGGGATATAGTTCTGTAGCTCGTCCTCCATGTTTTCCATCTCGGTGTTCCACAGAAGCTGAGGAGGCTTAGGAGACAGAGGAGGGTAGTAGACCTGCTATTGGCCAACAAGGAGGCAAGGGTATCAGAATCCAGATGGTGTCAGGACGTTCATGTCCCGGGGTTTGAGTTTGTGTGGGCGGGTCTGGAGGGATCTGTTGCCCTCGATGCTGTTGATCTCAATCTTGGGGGGGTTGAACTTGGCAGGGTCATCCACCATGAGGTTGACCTGGGTCTTGATGCCCTCCATGGTGCTAGACTTCTGCACACCAAAGTATGACTTTAGTGTGAAGCCTGAGGAACAGCAGAGGAGACAAGGTTGTTAACGTACCTGACAAAAAGGTATGGCATCAAAGCAAAAAAAATGCAACATCCATTACATTTCAAGTTATTTTTTAGAAACCGAAATGCTGACTTGACCatgactatagaagactataatTCACACATTCTCTCTTGGGAACACAAAGTCTATTCTTAGACCCTTCTCACTTTTTTATACAAAGAAAGAAACAGTCCTGATAATTGAAACTCCTGAGGGACTGATTACTCACCTGTGTTGGTTTCTGAACCGGGGTCAGTGGTGGACTTCTGTACTACTGGGCGAGAAGTTCCAAATAagctccacctctcccctcccgctccacctcctccctcgTTGCCTCCCATTTCAGGGCTGAGGTTAGGACTACTGAGCTCTGGGGCAGCGAGAAATGGTGCAAGACTCTGGCTGTTGAACCAGCTCCTGTATGCCCACACACAACAAAGCTGTTAGAGACATAGAACAATTGAACCTAATGTGCCATCTGAAAATATTACTCAGATTTGAATCTAGTGCTCATTCAGAGGGGAGTGGACGTCTATTCTACTACAGGAACTCTTCCAAAACAGCCAAAAATAGCCATTTGATGCATACCTGCGGTTGAGTATCGGTGAGGAGTGGGGGCTGATGCTGGGGGTAACACAGGGGGTGCTGGAAGGGGTGCCACAAGGGGTGGATTGAGCTGATGTCGTAAGCCTGTCCTCCTTGAAGTCCCCGCTTGGCATTCTCAGCTTCTGCAGAGACAAAGAGGTAGAAAGATGCAGCTTAGACATGTTGTTCAGTAGCACTCTTGTCTGCAGCCCATGAGGGAGCGAGAGGCATGCGTTTTGCATGGTAAAGACACGCATACACAGACAACTACCCAAATGACGAGACCCAAGAGCAAGATTGTGACATTGAGGCGGGTCAAATGATGGTGGACCACGTAAACACACAAACCAAAGACCAGTTTGGCCTGTTTTCCCCCATCAACATTTGTTTTTGCATCAAACTAAGGATATTTGGAAACTGTTGACCGCAGTCAGTGCGAGAGATGAGTGATTAACCTAAGGGGGCCACTATCTGGCAGCCTACCAGGCTACACAAAGTCCATTTGACTGGTGCCCAGACAAATGATCTTCTAAGACCCCTCTCTATGCAGGAATAACATTCTTGTCGGCAGTGGTGAAGagtactgaagtaaaaaaaaaaatacttaagtactacttaagtagtttttttagggtgtctgtactttactatttatattgttgacgacaacttttacttttatttcacttacattcataaagaaaataatgtactttatacattttccctgacacccaaaagccctttttgaatgcttagcaggacaggaaaatggtctaattcacacacttatcaagagtacatccctggtcatccctactgcatctgatctgacggactcactaaacacatgctttgtttgtaaatgatgtctgcgtgttggagcatgcccctggctattcattatttatatatatataaaacaattcTTTATATAAGGagttagaaatgatttatacttttagtatattttagcaaatacatttacatttgatacttaaatatatttgaacccaaatacttttagacttactcaagtagtattttactgggtgagttTTACTTTTTCTAATAAGATATCTTTTTACTTTAACTCAAGCATGAAAATTCTGTAATTCTTCCACCACTGCTCCTCAGTCCAAAATGATATGATCACTGCATGCCACGTATTTATTATACACAAGTATATAACTCAGAGGCATCAAGCCAGGGAGTGTTTTCCCCAGGCCAAATAATAAACAGGCAGACCACAACTGTCCTGCACCCACCAGCACAAGTCAAGACCTGTCACCAAACAacgcctattccctatataatccaTAGCAGGGTACCCAGAGTCAAATAAGGTTTCCCAGCTAGGTATCAATATTCCCAGAAGACTCAGCCTAGTATCCTATCTAGAGTTTCCCAGCTAATGAAATCCATAGAACCATCATATGCTAATGAAAAAGCATGCTACCCAAGCTCCAATCTTACCCTTTCGAGTCTGTTGATTTTGGTTACTACTATCTCTGGAACGATATTCTCTATGTTCCATCATTCTACATTCCTTCTGGGAATGTTGGGAGGAATATCCCATACTTCTGTGTGTGCTATGCTCCTGCATTCTCGGTCTGTCCTCACTGTTGCAATCCTTTCCTTACGAGTTCTGATCACTGTAGTGCTCATCATTCGAATGCAGCGTATACACTGATCCCTCTTAGTTAGTTTTCTCTGCTCCTAACAGTCTATCTAGAGGTTTCTTCTAGGGTGTCAGCACAAGACCCAAACATCTTTGGAACCCTGCCCTTTCGAAACCAAATCTGGTGTTCAGCACAGCACAAGCCGGTTGGGGACACATTTTGATGTCATACAACCACttagcccttgatcatgactctcagttccattacattacagaAGAATCATGGTGAAGAAGACGTCTTCTGTATGGGAGAGTTTCAGAGCCCAGACACTCCGTCTGAACAGTAACATGCATCGCTTGCAgtacggttttggaagcataaaGGACCTTATCTTTACTTTGTTTCAACTATACTAGAATGCTTTTAAAAAAACGCAAAAATTTTAAATATTGGTTATCGGTAACTGTATCAGGTTTTTTGGTAAGGAAAAGATTGGATATCAGTAAcgacaaaaatgtcatatcggtgcatccattctttatagggttagggttagttcccACACATCCATATATCCATGTTACAGCACTTGTTTCCAGAAGACCGGCAGAAGACAGAGGGACCACCTGTattaattagctatctagcatgctccgaacacctgtgtgcaatgttccctctaaagcGGCACGCAGGCTCGCAGCTCCACCATGACTACCGTGCAGAAGAAATAtcgcagagaagcacgagatttaactttcactcaactttctagagttttccccgtTAATTAAAACTCAACGTTTCCCTTCACTGTGgtaattgtgatcgaatcaatgcaatattagccactttcaatgcaacataccaaaacaaagcaaactatgcaagagattttgttgtggGCAGAACGCatcagagtaggattctattgcattgacagacACCACTCAGGCCCGTACTCTACACTGACCGGTGCGCCATAACAAGCAGagatgcagtaggcctatatacaaatagaccattgccatatatggatctgtgccattcacttaaACTGGActttttacagcatgagcggtcatgCTTGTTTTGTGAGATCAAAGCGAAAGCTACACATAGCAACGTGTGCACATTTGTACATATCCTTTGCTAGTGAGGTAATAGCCTAGTTATAAATAATTTGTAGTCAGCATTGGGGGAGAGTTGCTTCCTACATGAGCACAAAATATTGGCATTTCTAGACACTTGAAAAGCAAATCGGGTAAATAACTGTTGTTTGTCTTAaatgggcagtgttgtattttgagacaggcttgaataagctaggtagccaataggcagaaggAAGCATAATTTGCCTGATTCGCTGTAATagtggtatgggaataataattcattttattttgtaaagtggtatcttgcatcaaacaacattttCATTCACCTCCTTATTTGATGGACAAGTGTATTAACtatgtttttttcaaaagtctaatgaaatgtaggcctatattgaacaccacacattggctgctaatGTAGGCTGAACGATAGAACAGCTaattccatgttaaaatgttatgggattaattttctccattgtttttgatgaaaggccactctggtaggcctacattatgaacAAAAAGCCACGgtagcctacttgaccactgttaaaacttacttaaagcgggtacagcctcagcgTTCCCAGTAAACACGCGCCGGAAGTtacacagaattttcacaacattcaagttggctgaaatttgctcagtgcccaaAAATTTGAGGGAACATTGCCTTTGTGTAACGAAAGAAGGCTGCCAAAAACGTGTCGTCACTGAAAAATACTTTTGCTGCAACTGTGATAAAGCTGGTTAAAACAGTGGACAGTAAGTGTGCATTtagcatttgtgaaattattttaatGTGAAATGAAAGTGAAGGGCTTTATGTTCCCAGAACCGTTTtgcaattgagaatcgattcacgtTTCAATGGAGTATTTGGCTCTCAGAGCCAGTCTACCTCTGAAAATAACATAAGGTCCTTGGACCTTCAAGAGTAATGGtaagagccccacagtggaggtttcataatacccataaaacctagcgggcAAACAGgtaaatggttccaatcgttatCCCACCATGAATTTTTCCATAGGGAATTTTAGAAACAATTAAAATAAGGTGTGTGTTTCGtctgttttgtgtaggcttaccctggcgtgaaaTTTTAATAACtatctcggacaaggtgacttttataaATTTATTCGTCTCCACTTACTCTCAGATTTCGTGCAATTCTACAAatccctgcaggtcatctctagctgacaacTTTGCTAACAGgttttgtgtcaatttaaaacttacacaagacagttcacagaaatGTAATTTGAAAGAAATGTAGCTAAATTATTGATTACTACaggtggccaaaagttgagaatgacacaaatattaattttcacaatgtctcagtttgtatgatggcaatttgcatatactccagaatgttatgaaaagtgatcagatgaattgcaattcattgcaaagtccctctttgcattgcaaattaactgaatcccaaaaaaaacatttccactgcatttcagccctgccgcAAAAggaaccagctgacatcatgtcagtgattacaggcaaggatattgctgccagtaagattgaacctaaatcaaccatttatgagatcatcaagaacttcaagaagagcggtccaattgttgtgaagaagggcgcccaagaaagtccagcaagcgccaggaccatctcctaaagtttaTTCCGCtgcggggcaccaccagtacagagcttgctcaggaaaggcagcaggcaggtgtgagtgcatctgcacgcacagtgaggcgaagacttttggacgATGgcttggtgtcaagaagggcagcaaagaagccacttctctccaggaaaaacatcagggacagactgatattctgcaaaaaggtacagggattgaactgctgaggactggggtaaagtcattttctctgatgaatcccctttctgattgtttggggcatccggaaaaaagcttgtccagagaagacagggtgagcgctaccatcagtcctgtgtcatgccaacagtaaagcatcctgagaccattcatgtgtggggttgcttctcagccaagggtgtgggctcactcacaattttgcctaagaaaacagccatgaataaagcatggtagcaacacatcctCGCAACTTCTCcgaaccatccaggaacagtttggtgacgaacaatgtcttttccagcatgatggagcaccttgccatgaggcaaaagtgacaactaagtggctcggggaacaaaacatcgatattttgggtccatggccaggaaactccccagaccttaatcccattgagaacttgtggtcaatcctcaagaggcgtgtggacaaacaaaaagccacaaattctgacaaactccaagtattgatttatgcaagaatgggctgccataagtcaggatgtggcccagaagttaattgacagcatgccagggtggattgcagaggtcttgaaaaagaagggtcaacactagcggtcgactgattaatcggaatggccgataaattagggacgatttcaagtctTCATAACAATCGGAACTAGGCAAgtggttaagaacacattcttattttcaatgacggcctaggaactgtgggttaacctgttgcgacgaccaaacccggatccgggattctatttatagacctaagctcattaccataacgcaacgctaactattcatgaaaatcgtaaattaaatgaaataaatatgctatcgctcaagcttagccttttgttaacaacactgtcatctcagattttcaaaatatgcttttcaaccataggaaaacaatcatttgtgtaacagtagctagctagcgtaccatttagcgttagcattagcgttagcatttagcaggcaaccatcacaaaaacaagtaaagccttcaaataaaataacttacctttgaagaacttctgatgttttcaatgaggagactctcagttagatagcagatgctcagtttttccaaaaagattatttgtgtattagaaatagctccgttttgtacatcacatttggctaccaaaaaaaaaaaaaaaaaaaaaaaaaaaaaacgaaaattcagccctcaaaacgcgaacttttttccaaattaactccataatatcgactgaaacatggcaaacgtggtttagaatcaatcctcaaggtgtttttccacatatctcttcgatgatatatccttcgtggaagcctggtttctccttgctctcaaatggaaaaataattgcacctggctttgcgctccaatttcgacgcagggacaccaggcggacacttggaaaatgtagtctcttatggtcaatcttccaatgatatgcctacaaatacgtcacaatgctgcaaacaccttggggaaacgacagaaagtgtaggctcattccttgcgcaatcacagccatataaggagacaatggaaaacagagcttcagagattctgctcatttcctggttgacgtatcatcttggtttcgcctgtagaatgagttctggggcacttacagacaatatctttgcagattctgaaacttcagagtgtccaaaacggtcaataatatgcatagtcgagcatcttttcttgacaaaatattgcgcttaaaacgggaacgttttttatccaaaaatgaaatagcgcccctagagatccaagaggttaactgccttgttcaggggcagaacgacagatttttaccttgtcagctcggggattcaatcttgcaaccttacggttaactagtccaacgctctaaccacctgctttACATTACACTCCACGaagagcctgcctgttacgcgaatgcagtaagaagccaaggtatgTTGctggctagcattaaacttatcttataaaaaacaaacaaatcaatcaatcataatcactagttaaccaataatatcatcaaccatgtgtagttagttatctagcgtgtcctgcatataatcgatgtggtgcgcagtcgcgaaaaaggactgtcgttgctcaaACGTGTACCCAACCATAAACattaatgcctttcttaaaatcaatacacagtatatatttttaaacctgcatatttagttaatattgcctggtaacttgaatttcttttaactagggaaaatgtgtcacttctcttgcaacagagtcagggtatatgcagcagtttgggccgcctggctcattgcgaactgtgtgaagactatttcttcctaacaaagacagccaacttcgccaaacgggggatgatttaacaaaagcgcatttgcgaaaaaagcacaatcgttgcacgactgtacctaaccataaacatcaatgcctttttaaaaatcaatacacagaagtatacatttttaaacctgcatatttagctaaaataaatccaggtttgcaggcaatattaaccaggtgaaattgtgtcacttctcttgcgttcatttcacgcagagtcggggtatatgcaacagtttgggccgcctggcttgttaagaactaatttgccagaattttacgtaattatgacataacattgaaggatgtgcaatgtaacaggaatatttagacttatggatgccacccgttagataaaatacggaacggtttcgtatttcactgaaagaataaacattttgttttcgagatgatagtttccagattcaaccatattaatgacctaaggttCGTATTTCtgagtgttattatgttataattaagtctacgaTTTGATAGACCAGTCTGACTGAGaaatggtaggcaccagcaggctcgtaagcattcattcaaacagcactttcgtgctttttgccagcagctcttgctctgtttatgacttcaagtctattaactcccgagattaggctggtgtaaacaatgtgaaatggctagctagttagcggggtgcgcgctaatagcgtttcaaacgtcactcgctctgagacttggagtagttgctctgcaagggccgcggattttgtggagcgatgggaaacaatgcttcgatggtggctgttgtcgttgtgttgctggttcgagcccagggaggagcgaggagagggacggaagctatactgttacactggcaatactaaagtgcctataagaacatccaatagtcaaaggttaatgaaatgcaaatggtatagagggaaat is a window from the Oncorhynchus clarkii lewisi isolate Uvic-CL-2024 chromosome 14, UVic_Ocla_1.0, whole genome shotgun sequence genome containing:
- the LOC139366160 gene encoding putative monooxygenase p33MONOX — encoded protein: MPSGDFKEDRLTTSAQSTPCGTPSSTPCVTPSISPHSSPILNRRSWFNSQSLAPFLAAPELSSPNLSPEMGGNEGGGGAGGERWSLFGTSRPVVQKSTTDPGSETNTGFTLKSYFGVQKSSTMEGIKTQVNLMVDDPAKFNPPKIEINSIEGNRSLQTRPHKLKPRDMNVLTPSGF